One stretch of Candidatus Bathyarchaeia archaeon DNA includes these proteins:
- a CDS encoding STT3 domain-containing protein: MGFKQRLSKGFKGFGRFQVSHGAILTYTALILILVIAFTVRVLPIRWEIPLGTLGLNEFDPYYQYTITNHMVQNGLLSPYYPTHWIDTQQFYPAGIDMGMSLPSLPLTAAALYNVVSFLGVNIDLMSFCSLMAPILGVVAVFILYFVGKDMGGKSVGLIAALIMALSPAVIQRSSLGFFDTETVGVISLLLFIFLFLRAIDKNRSFSSMVLYSLGAAGALAYFSGGWGAAYYLIGLAALFVVALVLMKRYSQRLLISYSITFGLGLFLATMVPFLSPSYLTTGVVLPVAGVFVLLCIAEVFNAQLPTRTKTLITAAFLVVLVGGFVALVGFGDLSNIAAKFGSVLDPFERAALPIIESVAEHRITAWGSIYYELGISVLFFLTGLYFAVKNPTNRNVFLAVFGLTTLYFAGSMVRLLVLLAPAFALLAAIGIMTLLKPFFALLRESRTKTVVKSKRGLKRVGKEYSLIAILIIFTLLVSTYAFTPQTTQATNLPALYPRVYGAVYNPITISSASLPVTPYEPIPEWRNMLSYTRNNLESTTVVSSWWDYGDWLGMFGNVTTLCDNTTTNTTQIENVAYSMMANETQSLKMLEHYDADYVLVFVTLQMLISDTGTLSGVQFGGYGDEGKWYWMARISGEAESRFLSNETFGTQWMTNDYRWTNETTFGNYTLGTDWADLNGNGQADQGETFPNLMGQNSTIFKLMSNAEQQWANKYGVTVSDQTGELPSFFTPAYISGLEADPQTVAYQYGGLVPLVALYQIDWDAYYAATNSTAPP; this comes from the coding sequence ATGGGGTTTAAACAGAGACTGTCAAAAGGTTTCAAAGGGTTCGGCAGATTTCAAGTTAGTCACGGAGCAATTCTAACTTACACGGCGTTGATTCTGATTCTTGTTATCGCGTTTACCGTGCGCGTTTTACCTATTCGATGGGAAATTCCCTTAGGCACGTTGGGTCTCAACGAGTTTGACCCCTACTACCAGTACACCATCACAAACCATATGGTCCAAAATGGCTTGCTGTCTCCCTACTATCCTACTCACTGGATAGACACTCAACAGTTCTACCCTGCAGGCATAGATATGGGAATGTCTTTGCCTTCGTTGCCGCTGACGGCAGCAGCTTTGTATAACGTAGTCTCTTTTCTAGGCGTAAACATAGACCTCATGTCCTTCTGCTCCCTTATGGCGCCAATCTTGGGTGTAGTGGCTGTTTTCATACTTTACTTTGTTGGAAAAGACATGGGCGGCAAATCCGTCGGTTTAATAGCCGCATTAATTATGGCTTTAAGCCCCGCAGTTATCCAACGTTCCTCTCTTGGCTTCTTTGACACCGAAACAGTGGGTGTCATTTCGCTTTTACTGTTTATCTTCTTGTTCTTGCGTGCCATCGACAAGAATCGTTCCTTCAGCTCAATGGTCCTGTACTCCTTAGGAGCCGCAGGAGCATTAGCTTACTTTAGCGGCGGTTGGGGTGCTGCCTACTACTTGATTGGGCTCGCAGCCTTGTTTGTGGTCGCGTTGGTTTTAATGAAACGTTACAGCCAACGACTTCTGATATCCTACAGCATAACCTTTGGTTTGGGGCTTTTCCTAGCCACTATGGTGCCTTTCCTTTCCCCAAGCTATCTCACAACAGGAGTCGTGCTGCCCGTTGCTGGCGTTTTTGTTCTGTTGTGTATCGCTGAGGTCTTCAATGCCCAATTGCCCACTCGAACAAAAACCCTCATCACCGCGGCTTTCCTGGTAGTTCTTGTAGGCGGCTTTGTTGCTTTAGTTGGCTTTGGCGACTTATCTAACATCGCCGCAAAGTTCGGTTCGGTTCTTGACCCCTTCGAACGCGCTGCCCTGCCAATCATCGAGTCAGTTGCTGAGCACCGCATAACCGCGTGGGGCTCCATCTACTACGAGTTAGGTATATCAGTCTTGTTCTTCTTAACAGGGCTATACTTTGCAGTGAAGAACCCAACCAACCGAAACGTGTTTTTGGCTGTGTTCGGCTTAACTACCCTATACTTTGCTGGGTCAATGGTGCGTCTGCTGGTTCTGTTAGCGCCTGCTTTTGCCCTCTTAGCAGCAATCGGCATTATGACTTTGCTCAAACCCTTCTTTGCTCTGCTTAGAGAATCGCGAACGAAAACTGTTGTGAAGTCCAAACGTGGGCTTAAGCGGGTAGGTAAAGAATACAGTTTGATTGCAATCTTGATAATCTTTACTTTGCTTGTGTCAACGTATGCGTTTACCCCTCAAACAACACAGGCTACTAATCTTCCAGCGTTGTATCCGCGTGTTTACGGCGCCGTTTACAACCCCATAACAATTAGTTCAGCAAGCTTGCCCGTTACGCCCTACGAGCCTATCCCTGAATGGCGCAATATGCTCAGCTACACCCGAAACAACCTTGAATCAACTACTGTCGTCAGCAGCTGGTGGGACTATGGTGACTGGCTTGGCATGTTTGGCAACGTAACCACCCTCTGCGATAACACCACCACAAATACCACGCAGATAGAAAACGTCGCCTACAGCATGATGGCTAACGAAACACAATCTCTAAAGATGCTTGAACACTACGACGCCGACTACGTCTTGGTGTTTGTCACGCTGCAGATGCTTATTTCCGACACTGGAACCCTCTCTGGCGTCCAATTCGGAGGCTACGGCGACGAAGGCAAATGGTACTGGATGGCAAGAATTTCAGGTGAAGCAGAAAGCCGATTCTTAAGTAATGAAACGTTCGGAACACAATGGATGACCAATGATTACCGCTGGACAAATGAAACTACTTTCGGTAACTACACTCTGGGAACCGATTGGGCTGATCTTAACGGAAATGGGCAAGCCGACCAAGGTGAAACATTCCCTAATTTAATGGGGCAAAACTCAACAATATTTAAGCTGATGAGTAACGCTGAGCAGCAGTGGGCAAACAAATACGGTGTTACAGTGTCTGACCAAACGGGTGAGTTGCCAAGCTTCTTTACGCCCGCATACATCTCGGGTTTGGAGGCAGACCCCCAAACCGTAGCATACCAATACGGCGGTTTGGTTCCGTTGGTGGCACTCTACCAGATTGACTGGGACGCTTACTACGCAGCAACCAACTCAACCGCCCCACCTTAA
- a CDS encoding class I SAM-dependent methyltransferase, whose translation MGQYLTHVETDFISSFVDASSGLIVDVGAETGRFSLPAANKDITVVSIDIDPQSLRRLNHKHKNIDVILADARKIPLNAHTVDAVFMVEVLDYIPESLEAVRECSRILKPCSPFILSFGNQSSLKAKLKSLRGKTYQHSYSAIRSCLLQAEFTITAATGYSWVPFGRVSENRLVPFFASVEKLLGLRKVPRWSPWVILCARSPLS comes from the coding sequence ATGGGGCAATATTTAACCCATGTAGAAACCGATTTCATATCCAGTTTTGTTGATGCCTCTTCAGGTCTTATTGTTGATGTCGGAGCTGAAACCGGGCGTTTCTCTTTACCAGCCGCAAACAAAGACATAACTGTTGTCAGCATAGACATTGACCCGCAAAGCTTACGTCGTTTAAACCACAAACACAAAAACATCGACGTTATTTTGGCGGATGCACGAAAAATTCCGCTCAATGCCCACACAGTTGACGCTGTATTCATGGTTGAAGTTCTAGACTACATCCCTGAATCTCTTGAAGCCGTCCGTGAATGCTCCCGAATCCTAAAACCCTGCTCTCCCTTTATCCTGTCTTTCGGAAATCAATCCAGCCTCAAAGCTAAACTCAAAAGCCTTCGCGGAAAAACTTATCAGCATTCCTACTCTGCCATCAGGAGTTGTCTGTTGCAAGCAGAGTTTACAATAACTGCAGCAACAGGGTACAGTTGGGTGCCTTTTGGAAGGGTTTCAGAAAACCGTTTGGTGCCCTTTTTTGCCTCTGTCGAAAAGTTACTGGGCCTTCGTAAAGTTCCCCGTTGGAGCCCTTGGGTCATTTTGTGTGCAAGAAGTCCTCTTAGTTGA